TACTTACCTCGACGCCAAGCTGCCACAGGTGAGATTCATGGGGCCGTTCAAGCTGGTACAGGGGCCCATCGGGGCGATAGGCATCCTGCCGGTGTTTCTGGAGCCGCAGGAAGGGGTGGGAACGTTCTGGGGCTTTACCGTGGTGACGCTGGTGTTGCCCGATGCCTTGCGGGCAGCGAATCTGGAGGCGATGACCGCCCAGGGCTATGAGTTCGAGCTCGGGGCGCCTGACGCCGAGACCGGCGAGCCGCGCATCATTGATCGCTCAGCGGGCTTCGGTGGAGGGGAGGCGCGTTGTCGGGCGGTCCAGATCAGCTCCACCCAGTGGCAACTCTGCGTCTCGCCTGGACTGGATGAGCGTCTACCGATTTCCCATTACTTCCAGATACTGCTGGTCGCCCTGAGCAGCCTAGGTGCGGGCTGTCTGGCGTATTCGCTCATGGCCCTGCGTTTCCAGCGCGCCGAATTGCAGCGACAGGCCCTGTTCGATCCGCTCACGGCATTGCCGAACCGGCGCCTGCTCTTTGATCGGATCCAGCAGGCGCAGGCAAGGGCGGCGCGCCAGGGTAGGCCTTTCGCCGTGGCCGTCATCGACCTCGATGGCTTCAAGCGGGTGAACGATGAACAGGGACATGCGAGTGGCGATGCGGTGCTGATTACCACGGCCAGGCGACTGTCGGGGCTGGTGCGCCAGATGGATACGGTCGCTCGACTGGGCGGAGACGAATTCGTCGTGTTGCTCGCGGAGGTCGCTGGACGCGAGGAGTGCGAGGCGGCTTTCCTGCGCATCGTCACAGCGCTGCGTGAGCCGATCGCATTGGCGACGGGCACGGCGCAGGTACGCGCCAGTATCGGAGTGGTGATCAGCGAGGCTGACCGCGATGACGACGGTGACAGCCTGATACAGCGAGCGGATGCGGCCATGTATCTGGCCAAGCAGAAGGGCAAGGATAGAGTCCAGTTCGCGGACGAGGCTTGAACGGAGGCGCCTGGTACTACCAGACGTGCCCCGCCGCGGGTGATCGCCCCGAGGGCGGTTGGTTCGGGCAGCCGCTACGCTTGAGTAAAGCCGGTAAATCCATCTGGGCTAAACCGGCGCTGACAGACGGTCGCGTGGCGTGACCTCAGCCGGTTCACCCGATGGCTTGGCGCTGTCTCTCGATTTCCCCCATTGATCTGCCGGCAAATGGCGGACCGCAAGACGTCACTTGTCTGCACCGAAGTATTGGGTGCGCAACTTGCCTGCCGTCTGGTCTTCTTCCAGCGACAGCAGGGCCACGGTCACGTCGTGGGTGAGAGGGCTGTTCAGCGGCAGGGCGAAGGCGTACTTGCGGGCTTCGAAGATCTTGCCGACTACCTGAATGGGTAAGGTTGGATGCTGTTGGTCGAAGTACTCCAGCGTGGCGGCATCGTCTACCACGGCGTCTATCTCCTGCGCGGTCAAGGCGGCCACCGCCTGGTCCAGGTCGGTGAAGGCGCGGTAGTCGAGACCGAGGCGGGCGATGTGGTCCTCGGACAGACTGCCGGCCTCGACGCCGATGCGCTTGCCCGGCAGATCGCCTAGGCCGGTGATGCGGCTGGTGATGCTGTTGACGGTCATGACGCTGGTGACGGTGGAGGTCACGTACGCCATCACGGCCACGCTGCACGCCATCCAGAGTGCGGCGAGCACGGTGCCCAGGCTGCCGAAGAGATTCTTGTGCGAGGTCTTGCCGGTCGTGGTAACCGCCATGACGTGATAGAAGCTGATGGCCAGGCCCGGCCACCACTGGGGTGGAAATTCCTTGTCAAGCCGGCGCTCCACCAGGGTGAGTAACAGGGTGATGAGCAGCAGGCCTGCACCGAGCCACGCATAGCTCATCAGGTAGCCGAGCTTGTGCAAGTCGTGCAGCAAGCTCAGCGGACCGATCTGGCGCTCTTCGTTGACCAGGATGCGCAGGCCACCGTTGAACCAGGGTTGGGTAAAGCTCAGTCGCTGGGCGCGTTCAGCAGTGACGAAGACGTTGGCCACGGCGATGTCGATGCGACCGCTGCGGGCTGCATCCAGCAGCTCGGGGAGGGAGGTGGCGCTGACGAATTCGGTCTTGCGGCCAAGCTTGGCGGCGACGGCATTCCACAGGTCCACGGCCAGGCCGCTGTAGCCGTAGGGGCCGGCCATGACGAAGGGGGCGGTGACGTAGACGCCGACCCGTAGCGGCGGGGTGTCGACAGGCTCCGCGGCGCGGGCCGAATCCAAGGCCAGCAGCAGTCCGAGCAAGCCCAGCCATAAGGTTCGACTGGAGAGCATCCATTTATCTAGGGTGAACACGTGCATTCCGCCTGGGCCTTGGTCGATAGGAATGACTGCCGTTGACGCGCGCTCCGCTGCGGACGAACAGGCGCCACTGCGCTACGCCTAGCTATCGGCTGGGTTGTACAAGGCTTTAGTCAGGTATGGGGTTGCCTCGGTCGTTTTCCTGGGGGGGCGCGGTGGGTCTCCCTAGGGGCGTCATGGCTGTCCCAGAGCACTCGGGTGATCTGGTCGAGACCGCTCTTGAGTGGCGACGGATGATTCGGCCAGGGAAATGGATCGCCACTTCGTTCCCAGCGAAGCAGTAGAAGATGGAGCGCGGAGTCGCGCTCCCGTTAGTGATCAGCCCGACGTCGTGCCAGCCCAGGCCGAGGCATCGTGGGGGTGGAGGCTTTCCAGGTGGCGGACATGGATGCCTACGTCCGGGTAGCTGTCTTCCAAGGCCACCAGCAGCCGGCGGGCCGCATCTTCCACGAACATCAGGTTGCTGCCGTTGAGGGCGGCGAAGGCCTGCTCGTCGGCGCGCTTGACCGCTGTTTGCACCGGCGTGCCCAGGGCGGCTTCGCAGCGGTCGATCAGCGGCAGCAGGCCGAGGTCGGGTGCCTTTCCCGGTATGGCGATACGGATGCGGGCCAGGCTGCGCTGGCTGTGCGGCGTGGCCAGCGAGGCATTCCGTTTGAGCCAGGCGGCGACGGTCGCAGGACTCAAGGAGGCCTCATCGCCAAGGTCGTCTAGGAAGGCGCGCTCGATCAGCTGGCGCGACAGGGAGGCCGAGCAAGGGCAGGTGGACGAGTAGGCGATCTCTATTCGCACCGCGAGCTGGAAGACGCCGGCGACCCAACTGGCGTCGAGCCGGACGGGATAACGTTTCCAACCGCTGAGCCCCGGGGTCACCAGGGCGGGACGGCGAACCAGCAGGGCGAAGTCGAGACGCAGGCGCGCCGCGCGGGAGTCGCAACTGCGGTGGCTGGTGACCATGTCGGCTAGCAGCAGGCGCAGGCGCTCGGGAGTCAGCGAGCTGTCCGTGCCCAGGCGATCCAGCAACTGATACAGCCGGGACATATGGATGCCCTTGGTGGTAGCCGAGGGCAGATCCACCTGGACGTCGGCGCTAGCGGGCAGCAGGCCGTCGATGCCGTCTTCGGCCAGGCGGATGGGCAGGTCGATGCTCTGCATGCCGACCCAGTCGAGGGCGGCGGGCAGGGTGGCGGTCTCGCTGAGAGAGACGTCTGGGAGGATGGCGTTCATTGGCTGGGTTCGGCTCAGTGGGGATCGGAGGCTTTGGGCCAGTCGCTGAAGGGGTTGTGCAACTGCACCCAGGCTTTGGGGCCGGCGGCGAGTTCGATATCGGTCAGCAGGCAGGCATCCAGACGGGCGCGCAGGGCAGCTTCGTCCATGTCCATACCGATGAGCACTAGCTCCTGGCGGGCATCGCCTACACCGTCGTGCCATTTCTCCTTGATGAAGGCCACGGTTTCTTCATCGTCCGGCCAGCGCTCGGGCGGGACTGCTGCCCACCAGCGGCCGGCCACGCCATGGCGAGCGACGGCGCCCGCCTGGGACCAGGTGCCGGCATGGGCGGGATGGCTGGCCAGCCAGAAATAGCCCTTGGAGCGCACCACGCCGGGCCATTCCTGCTCGACCAGGGCGAAGAAGCGTTCGGGATGGAAGGGGCGGCGTGCTTGATAGACGAAGCTGGTGATGCCGTACTCCTCGGTTTCCGGCGTGTGCTCGCCGCGCAGTTCCTGGAGCCAGCCTGGCGCCTTGGCGGCTTCGTCGAAATCGAAGAGGCCGGTCTGCAGGACGCGTTCCAGGGGGACGGCGCCAAAGCTCGCCAGCTCCAGCCGGGCACGGGGATTGAGGCTGCGCAGGATGGCCAGCAGGCGGTCGCGGTCCTCGGGGCCGATCAGGTCGAGCTTGTTCACCACGATGACGTCGCAGAATTCGATCTGCTCGATCAGCAGGTCGACTACGGTTCGCTCGTCTTCCTCACCGAGGGACTCGCCGCGGGATTGAAGGGAGTCACTGGAGGAGTAGTCGCGCAGGAAATTGAAGGCGTCCACCACGGTGACCAGGGTATCGAGCTGGGCCACGTCGCCGAGGCAGCGGCCGTCTTCGCCGGCGAAGGTGAAGGTCTCGGCCACCGGGAGCGGCTCGGAGATGCCGGTTGACTCGATGACCAGTTGATCGAAGCGGCCGTCCCGGGCGAGGCGTTCCACTTCCAGCAGCAGGTCTTCGCGCAGGGTGCAGCAGATGCAGCCGTTGCTCATCTCCACCAGCTTTTCCTCGGTGCGGGACAGCTCGGCGCCCCCGTCGCGGACCAGGGCGGCGTCGATGTTGACCTCCGACATGTCGTTGACGATGACCGC
The window above is part of the Pseudomonas oryzihabitans genome. Proteins encoded here:
- the zigA gene encoding zinc metallochaperone GTPase ZigA yields the protein MTMTAQAALPSKKLPVTVLSGFLGAGKTTLLNHILNNREGRRVAVIVNDMSEVNIDAALVRDGGAELSRTEEKLVEMSNGCICCTLREDLLLEVERLARDGRFDQLVIESTGISEPLPVAETFTFAGEDGRCLGDVAQLDTLVTVVDAFNFLRDYSSSDSLQSRGESLGEEDERTVVDLLIEQIEFCDVIVVNKLDLIGPEDRDRLLAILRSLNPRARLELASFGAVPLERVLQTGLFDFDEAAKAPGWLQELRGEHTPETEEYGITSFVYQARRPFHPERFFALVEQEWPGVVRSKGYFWLASHPAHAGTWSQAGAVARHGVAGRWWAAVPPERWPDDEETVAFIKEKWHDGVGDARQELVLIGMDMDEAALRARLDACLLTDIELAAGPKAWVQLHNPFSDWPKASDPH
- a CDS encoding transporter substrate-binding domain-containing protein translates to MFTLDKWMLSSRTLWLGLLGLLLALDSARAAEPVDTPPLRVGVYVTAPFVMAGPYGYSGLAVDLWNAVAAKLGRKTEFVSATSLPELLDAARSGRIDIAVANVFVTAERAQRLSFTQPWFNGGLRILVNEERQIGPLSLLHDLHKLGYLMSYAWLGAGLLLITLLLTLVERRLDKEFPPQWWPGLAISFYHVMAVTTTGKTSHKNLFGSLGTVLAALWMACSVAVMAYVTSTVTSVMTVNSITSRITGLGDLPGKRIGVEAGSLSEDHIARLGLDYRAFTDLDQAVAALTAQEIDAVVDDAATLEYFDQQHPTLPIQVVGKIFEARKYAFALPLNSPLTHDVTVALLSLEEDQTAGKLRTQYFGADK
- the folE2 gene encoding GTP cyclohydrolase FolE2; this encodes MNAILPDVSLSETATLPAALDWVGMQSIDLPIRLAEDGIDGLLPASADVQVDLPSATTKGIHMSRLYQLLDRLGTDSSLTPERLRLLLADMVTSHRSCDSRAARLRLDFALLVRRPALVTPGLSGWKRYPVRLDASWVAGVFQLAVRIEIAYSSTCPCSASLSRQLIERAFLDDLGDEASLSPATVAAWLKRNASLATPHSQRSLARIRIAIPGKAPDLGLLPLIDRCEAALGTPVQTAVKRADEQAFAALNGSNLMFVEDAARRLLVALEDSYPDVGIHVRHLESLHPHDASAWAGTTSG
- a CDS encoding sensor domain-containing diguanylate cyclase — protein: MDMNSNVLNRRRKGVPLIVALLASVVFGVSGMFVLYHFSAAAKQMKQMRAEAVAESYSLAIEKALDNALMATRSLAVMVYQGNGQVPDFKRLANFLIPLYEGVYALSLAPGGVIKYIEPLDKNLVMRDHHLALGTSAEDLRTYLDAKLPQVRFMGPFKLVQGPIGAIGILPVFLEPQEGVGTFWGFTVVTLVLPDALRAANLEAMTAQGYEFELGAPDAETGEPRIIDRSAGFGGGEARCRAVQISSTQWQLCVSPGLDERLPISHYFQILLVALSSLGAGCLAYSLMALRFQRAELQRQALFDPLTALPNRRLLFDRIQQAQARAARQGRPFAVAVIDLDGFKRVNDEQGHASGDAVLITTARRLSGLVRQMDTVARLGGDEFVVLLAEVAGREECEAAFLRIVTALREPIALATGTAQVRASIGVVISEADRDDDGDSLIQRADAAMYLAKQKGKDRVQFADEA